The nucleotide sequence aaGTGCAGGGCACTCCGGAGGCCAGACGTGTAAGCGCCTCTCGATTTTTAAACCGGTGTTTCTAGTGGCACTAACAAAAAacgttattgaatgtataagctaaacaattgtttgttaacaaataaaaaataaaaaattgcctgtctttaaactgtttttggtACAAATAAACAGCTCTTGAAACAATTTTAGTTAAATTATTATCTTTACGACGGCTTGTGCACTAAACACGGGTCCTATTTGgccatattttgtttgttttaacacattttatgttTGCTGCGGaagttttattaagtttttgttACGTCTGAGACAAGCACCGGTTGTTTTAGGACAGTCGAAGTCATAGTATTAATTTcctgtttttttgtgtgttttttaacgtgatttccaaatattttcgctaaaattgttttaatatttttgcgaaaagctacagaaaacaagctcagtagcaaaaagtttaaacataaacccggtttaatggcactggataaacgccaaagacatagaacataaaaacaaaaaaaatcatgaagaaACATGGAAGGACAGCACAAAAGTCAAATTCAAATCACCATTTGTAATCATTTATCTTAAAATACTTATCATACAGTCAAGATAGCCTGGAGgaaattatcatttatatttttcactgaTCAGAAGTTCTTTGACCGATCGGTAAAATAGCCACATGTTACCATACCTTTATTaactttgtaaacaaattcaaaGGTAACAATTGTGAATGATAATgacttgaaaacaaatatttacctAGTTTTACCGCAAAATCGGTTTTAACATGCAGTGCAGCGTTTTGACCGGATACTGACAACTTTggttacataaaaaaaatagttttaatttttaagacCGCTTTAACGCTTTGTCCAATAAACCTGAAATTGTTaagtaattaaacaaaattaatgaacgCGTTGAACTTACATTGAAGTGTCAGTAGTTTCAATAGTTTATTTGAGGCTCTTCAATACACCTTACAACAACTTAATAGATAAagcctttttaaaaaagtaagtaTTGCCACTCATTACATGAGTTATAGGAGACTATAACActaaacatacaatatatatacaacattcaGGATCGATATATGTTTAACACACAATAGTGCACATATGtattggataaacaaaaaaaataagactAAAGAATTATAAGAAGCCTAGTAAGCAtctatataaaatgaatttacaGATTAAAGAGATgctaaagttattaaaatagtttatacacattttttaatatcTAAACCAAGGAAACAAGTCATCTATACAACAGGTTATTTCTAGTTTTTAGAATCATAAAGCAGGTTTTGGCACTGACTTTAAGCATATCTTCATTGGACAGTACAACTATCAATTTGTTTTGATCGCATAGATTAACATAGTTGTTATCAACTATACAAGCTTTTGTAATCAAACTATCTCTTATAGACTGATAAgcattacaataaaacaatacatgtatttcattctcaactgtagttttaaaaattggACATAGGCGTAAATTTTCTGGAACATTTTCGTATCTGCCAGTTTCTAGTTTTAATGGGGCAACCCTACATCTGAACTTAGCTAAAGCGGATCTATGCTTAATAGGTAATTGTGTCTTAACATAGTTTTATAACACATATTcttgtttaaatagtttatagGTTCTGAGCTTGTTACGCCCTCTTCCTGAAGGACCAACATCTCTATTAATATTATACTTCTACACTGATACAAACTTTTGCATTGATAATGATAGCACCATATTACAGAAGTATTTAGAGGATGAGGTATTGCAGTTCACTAGCATAAAGTGACAAaccaatattatttatatggtttttaaaaacaaacttacagtTTCTACAACGTGAACCACTCATACTATAGCAATAGTCAAACGTTTTATGATTACTTctattgttattcatttttgcCATCCTATGCCATTGCTGGGCAACAGACTTCCATTGTTTCACCAGTGGTGGGTGCCAAGCAAATTCACCGTATAGAGCATTATTGGGCGTATACCGACCAGTGCCAAGAAAGAAACGCATAGCTCTACTCTCAACAGAGTTAATGCATGAGTAGGATTTTCTTCCCCATATTGAGGCACCATAAGATATTATCGTCAACACAGTACTTTTGAataatttggcaaatactttatACGGTAGACCACCGGCTAACTTACACTTTGCAATTACGAGCCCGAATGCTCTGCCTGCACTCTGGGCAGCACACTTGGCGgaaatattataatcaatatattcaTTCAGTAGTAACCCTAGATAGGTATACGTATCCACTACTTGCAAAGTATTATCACCACGAGTGAATACAAATGGGGTTCTGTTGACCGACAGAGGTCTAAAATGAACAATCTGACTCTTAGATGAATTAGCAAACTTACTATTTGAGTTACACCAGTCGTTTGAACATTATTTGTaagttttcttcattttctgacataagaacaatatcatcagcaaaaaGCAATATACAAATATCTGTACATCACCAACTGATATGCCTTTATTTAAAGCTTTCATTGTAACAGCTTAATCATTTATACACAGATTAAACAATAAAGGAGACAAAGAACATTCTTGTCTCAAGCCGCAATGTACATCAAAGCTTTCTGTATAGTATCCACTGACTCTTACACAGGATGATGTATTCTTATATAGAGATTTAAGTGCAACAAAGATTTTACCTTGAATTCCTTCTTTAGAACTAGTCAACTCATTCCATAAAATACTACGGTCTATAAAATCATacgcttttttaaaatcaataaaagcacaatatgttgattttttaaagtttctttCTGGAGTCAATGCTATTGGTAAGAGATGATAAATGATCAACAGTACTTCTTTTCATTctgaaaccattttgtttatcaGCAATTATATTATTAGTTTCTACCCATATATATAGTTTGTCATTTAAAATTGAGCAATAAAACTTATACATTGCAGTATGCACAAACACATGAACACTgtgttttaacacatttaacTGTTTTTGAGAAATCATGATTTTCTTCGATCAAACTTTGGTCAAGAAACATCTCGGAACCTTTTAGAAGGAATTAAAAGCAACTTGGATTATTGATAGATCGAAATATAAATTTGTACAGGGTCCGGAATTAATCAACTCTCAGTAATTTCGTTTGGAAcattacttgaaaactatttaaaagcTTTTGAAGAACGTGAATTTGCCATAGAAGAATAGTTGACACTCTTCAGAAACGTGACTGCAAAGTAATCTCCCCTCGAACATTTTTAGAGCGAATTCTGTCGAGAGCGTATCTCCCTAATTAAGAAGTAATTGCAATGTACGGTTGTGCAAAGTGCAGAAATGATAAGTCTCGTGTATTTTGCTGTGAGGTTATCTCCCCTTGTGCTTTATTTCAAAAGCAAAATTTCAGAGCGCTCGAATACCATACAAGGGTATTAGTTGATAATTGGCACGTGTGACACTATTCACCGTTCAAGAATGATAACCCTTGGAATATGAGGATGGTAAACATATATCCCTTAAACTTTGATTTACTGAAAGACAAATGTTTTGTTGGAAGCATACACTTGTGAGTTGAAAGACGTTTGAAACGATATATATATGTGACAATATGAAGTTATTCACAGTTCAGGAATCATATCTCTTGGGCGTTTTATACATGTCTCTCCTTTTATATTCATTCCTTAAAACGTGAAATTTGTCCGGTGCATTGCTCGAAAACGATTTAAAGGAAGCATTCGTTCAAATATGCTCTCATTGAATGGGAGACTATGACAGTTTTCGATGAGGGGCTTTCAGATAAATGTAAGTCCTCTTATAGAATTTTACGTTTTACATGACCGAAAGTTTAAAGATAGTGAAGAGTTTAGCACTGTGTGTTGGGCCTTTGAGGGGGTAATGAGTATCATTATACAAGGAGATTTAGAATTGAAGCTCATGGAGATAACTCGCCATAGAGAATGCTTTTGTAATGAATATCAGGATTTTGATATCCAAATGAAGGAATAACACATATAAGTAAGTGTGGAATAAGGAAGTGTAGAAAATATTAAGCATAATATATCAACATAGAGATTGGCagaaatttgttgtttttttaaacaaaaacatggcaTACAGCAAATCTTTAGGTAATAGTGTTAAATTCAAGTACAAACTCTGGTTAGAGACACAAGGTAAGGGCCCATAAGACACTGAATGAGAAACACAAATTATTCAACACCGCAATTTGACCACACTTGCATCaaatagctttatcaataaaGACTACCCTGTTGAGTGGCATGTTTGATAatgtatttacttaaaaaagttGATATATTGCTAAAGCCTTGTTGTCGTTGTAGTCATCGTCGTCGGGGCATTGTCGTGCAAAATCTTTCACACTGgtaataatattcaaaatccatacaagatattcatatgaagcatggaacataattatgttgCAGGAGACAATGTGCGTATGTGTAGCAATGGatataactctggctttaacaATTGGTGAGTCATTCCCCTTATTTAACAAGTCGGACAAGTATCTGCGTTCGCTCCGAAACGGTCTTGTTTCATAAAATCGCTTTAAATGTCTACTTGtttaaacagtgtgtgtataccacgtgataaattacgtcatatatgctacgtcggaaggcaatcttttgcataaaatgttgccttaaatcaaacataacttttcttttactacaccattttaaatcaaacaaagggcagtctatgcaaCTCAAAGatccccgccttcgttttattaccgaagtttgattaggtgaCTAGTTTCCTAAAACACTTCAACACACCTGTTTCCATagtaatgttttgacagtgctccgtcagacggttgtattgtgaaaaggtttttcgaaatattataattgattGTGTCGTATTGGGCAGCGGCTGCATACATGTAGCTGGCACCGTCCGAGAATACAATAGTAGACACAAGGATATCAACATGaatcttttatttcaatatttttttttacgccgtcataaaaaacacaaccatgttaacaaaaacattgcaCGTATATACCAATCTCTCTGGTGGAAGTGTTTTTATCCGTCTGAGAAAAATAGCTGTAGCATCCATTGCTACctcattatttgcaaatattatttgtaaagctatattttgttattactaGCTggacttcatttttttaaagtctcTGTTTTTTCTATAAAAGTATATAACAGCTTAGCGTTGTGGGAAGGTTATTAAACAATTGAACTTTCCTCATTGTACACGTGTAGAGAGTGTTCAAGATAAGTGTGGTGTCTGGCAATGTCCTAGAAAATAAGCACAGGCAACACATTGTAATGCAGAATTTTAATTCaggaataaaacaaatcaaaatattaacacaattcgcaaaagccagacaaaGCGAGGGTCGTTTATCAGGAAGGTCAATCTgagaatgaaaaaaatcatacaaataAGCGCTTGAATGTATGAGACTCATTTAAATAGAATAGGGCTATACAATGTGAGAGGAACGCTATCTAGTCCTTTCCATGTGAACTGTAAATCAAAGATATATGACCAACCActgttttccatttattttaattcaatcaagatatcttaatattttttttaaaactttattatgGTTTATAATGCAATGCAAACTTTAGAGACGAGACGTCAGCTGCCCTGATCTAGAAATAACATTGTGAAGGTGTATTAATGACTGAATAACTTGAAAGTCAGCTGGTAGTTTATAAACTGTCTTCCAGATTACGCTAACAGTTAAACTAGTCTgctttttgaaagaaataaaaacatttttgcagaGACAATATTTACATCATGTATAAAGCACAAAAGAGCACCATGAGATTGGTCGAGGTAGGCCCTTTTTACTCAACAGTCTCTCGTTGCCGTTCGCACCATGACGGTCTTGTTAATATATCAGGTATTCTTCTaccttaaatatataatcaatCTGGGAGCGGTGACAACGCACGTAATGTCAACTACCAGCGCCTGCATATGGGAGATAATTCAATTGTGCTGTCTACCAGCAGCTGGCGATATATGAACATAAGAATAGAGATAACTCACGTAATAATCTCTACTTGCGGCGCCTGCATCACCTCCTTCTGCAGCTCCACCACTTGCACCATCTACACCTTCCAAAGTCCATCTCGGGCCACCTGCAGAACTTCCTGCACGTGCATCGCCATCCCCAACTAGTATACCCGCTTCTCATCATGGAGCCCATCATGCCATAGCTACCGTATCCACCTCCCATCATGCCGCCACCCATATCACCACCGCCCATCATGCCGCCGCCCATGCCACCGCCGCCCATGCCACCGCCGCCCATCATGCCGCCGCCCATGCCTCCGCCGCCCATGTCACCGCCGCCCATCATTCCGCCGCCCATGCCACCGCCGCCCATGCCACCGCCCATGCCACCGCCGCCCATCATTCCTACACCCATACCTCCACCGGAATAGCCACCATATATCCCACCATCCATCATACCGCCGCCCATACCACCGCCGCCACCCATTCCACCACCGCCCATCATTCCTCCACCCATACCTCCACCGGAATAGCCACCATACATCCCACCATCCATCATGCCGCCTCCCATACCGCCGCCGCCACCCATTCCACCACCGCCCATCATTCCTCCATCCATACCACCACCGCCCATCATGCTTGAATATCCACCATACATCCCCCCTCCCATTATGCCGCCACCCATCATACCGCCGCCACCGTGTCCACCATGACCTTTAAAACACAACATAGAACATGATATCGAATGCTTTGTGTGATAACACGGGCGTACAGTCAATGTATTTAAGACCGTGATCACTCCATGCCCAATAAACATACAATGttaagtaaaacataattaaaaggCATAAACCTCTGAGAAGCTTTTATACACTTGGCGGAAACCGATTGTTTTAGAATATCGGATCTAAAGATTTTATGATGCTAAACGCGTTCTTTCGTGCAATTTTTGATGTGCCGGTAAAGTCACTTCCAAATCAAATGCCTACCTTAGAATTTGAACTTGATTTGTGTTACATTTACTCacatgtataattaaatatagtCTACATTGACTTACTAAAAGCTTTTGATAGCGTTCTTCATAAAGTTACAAAACATGCGATTCTCCTTCAGGAACTCAAATAAGAAGGTAGGCGTTTTTTTGACGTGGTTACAGGTACATGTAATGATTTATGAAGTAAACGGTGTAAAAGGAAATGTGATGCTCTTTGTTTATCAGTATCATCATATCCGATCAAATACCTGTTAGAATGTgctgtttgttttatgaattgAAAATTTCAGATTTAGTAGGCTATCCTAGTCCTGGAAACCTTcctattatgtttataatgatgtAACGAACTATTTTTTGACTTCCTCTGACTATCTCTGAGCGATACTGCCCGGCCCCCccgccacccccccccccccccacaaaaaacacacacacaaaaaagcAACCACTAGAATCCAATGATATCAAAGGATATGTTAGAAAAcgttgacccccccccccccaaaaaaaaaaaaacagaaaaagaaaaaagaattcAATGATATCAAAGGAAGTGTTTGAAAAGGTTGACCCcatcccccccaaaaaaaaaacaacaacaaaaaacaaaaaaaacaacaacaacaacaaaaaacacaaacctaacacaaaaacaacaacaactagaaccaaatgatatcaaagtaaatgtttgaaaacgtTTATCTCACCCATATATCTTCGGGAAATCATGCCACCGTACCCGTAGCCCCATTTATACCCTggaataaatacatacaatatgAATTTATCGATAGGAGAAACTGTCGATGATTATTAAAGAGGAAAGTGATTCCAAACTATCAGCGAATCAGAATGCTTGATAACTAAGTAAATTTCAACTACGACTACTTCTATTAAATCTTGATATGACCAGAAGAATCTATGTTAACTTTCTTATATGTCCGTCAATATCATTAACTTAAATTTCCTCCAATCCTGAATATTTACGGGGGTTGTTCCTGTAATTGagaatgtatttaaaaaaaacttcattaacAAGACCAATTTTGTATGTTCGATTGCAcgttaaaatcattattaaaacgcGAAAGATATGCTGAATACAATGGATATCTCCTGGAAGggagaaaataaaaaatcccTTATATATCTGCTGTGTTGGAATTATTTACATGATGGTTTTCTAAATAAACATCCATAAACAACAAACGATACTATCACATTATATAATGGTAAATAACCTTATAttgcatttgtttgattttaacgaaacattttatattaaagggggtgtttcaagtttaaaatagaaatagaaaaatgaaaatagtaaTTTATTGATACGATACATAAATATGGTGAGTATATTTCTGCATATGCGCGCTACCAGGAgggtgaaacaaaataatgatacgataaacatttataaagtatttttctttatttcgaTTGGtacgtttaaatatttaaaactgtaaagATAAGCTAATTTGCATGTGTAGTTTCATACCATGTCCGTTAACAAAAATACGACAAATGAAGTCATTTATGTCGGATTGGagaattcttgaaaaaaaatatactgataCAGTACTTccaaattatattgaaataaaattttactattttaaaagGAACAATTTTAAGATAAAAGAATGTGAATACATTTGGAAAGTAAAACCCATTATCAAATGTGAAGTACTCAGTACATACTTAGACTGTTTGTTTGCAGCAATGGTCAGCAGCAAATACGTTATATTCATCCCTAGCAATGGCTTACGCCCATTAGCACTGGCTAACGTCCCCTAGCGATGGCAAACGCACCATATATTGACTGACGCGCCTTGCATTGGCTTTCGCACCTTACGTTCGCTTAAGCACTCCCTAACGGCCCTAGCACTGACCAATGTCCCTTGGCAGCGGCTAATGCCGCCTAGTACTGGCTAGAGTTTCTAGCACTGGCTCACACCCCTAGGCATTGCTAACGACCCTAGCACTGACTAATGTCCCTAGCACTTTCTACCGCCCCTAGTATTTGCTAATGCCCCCTAGCATTGGTTAACATCTCAAGCACTGCCTAACACCCCTAGTATTTGCTAATGCCCCCTCGCACTTGTTAACGTCCTAAGCACTGGCTACCGCTCCTAGTATTTGCTAATGCCCCCTATCACTGGTTATCGTCACAAGCACTGGCTAACGCCCCAAGCACTTGCTAATGCCTCATATCACTTGCTAAACGCCCCTAGCACTGGCTAATGCCCCTATAAACTTGGTAACGTTCCAAACACTTTTTTACGCCCCTAGCATTGGCCAATGCCGCCACCACTGGCTAACGCCCCTAGCACTGACTAATGCCCCTAGCACTGGCTAATGTTCCTAGCACTTGCTTACGCCACTAGCACTGGCTAAGTTCCATATCACTTTCTAACGCCCTATAGCACTGGCTATTGCCCCTAACGCTTGCTAACGCCCTTTAGCATTGCCTATTACCCCTAACACTTGCTAACGCCCGTAGCACTGGCTATCTAAATCGTTATTCAATGATGCCGAATAAGACATAACGAAAATGGGCCACATTGTGACCATAGTGCCTGTTAACTGCATTCTGTTTGGTATCATGTTATTTACATGAGCTTGTCTTTATGTTCAGTATCTTATAAAGTTCAGTAAACAATCGAACAAATAAACACGATAACCGTTATTGCAATGCATcgtaaataatacaaatatataacattgaagttaattttaaaacaacagcaacacaaCAACACTTCCATTGTACGATACAAGGATAGTGCAAGTAAGTCTATAAGagctaaaaaaatcaaaaaaatcttacCATCGCTGAAGGATTGGAGCGCTACGAGAGACGCAATCAGAAGACCAACGATCTTACCCATGATGAGGCCGTCAGTGTCTTGTAGGTTTATGCTCCAACAGTGCTGTATTTATACTGCCCAAACCAAAAAAGTATGACTGTTATACACTTACCATGTCATTAatctatgtttatttttttgttatttattttaatttcagtttgTCATTATTCagtttttaacttaattttcgCTCGACTGTTTTTCGCAAGATCATAGCTAGCCTTAGTCATCGTCTTTATTAGTGTGTGGTTTGTCTTGATATGCGAACAAATCGCTCAAACATGTGTGGAAGAATGAAACATATTCGTAGGCATAGCCCCGGAACCCTAACAGGCCGGGCCTTCCTAGCTACACCCATGTAGAATAGGGTTGGGTCTGTACGAGATATATTTACCCAAGTTATGCAAGGTTAAACAACGTATAAGACTCGAGAAGCATGTATACATTTACCAAAAAAAGCAACCAAGAACAAAGTGCG is from Mya arenaria isolate MELC-2E11 chromosome 9, ASM2691426v1 and encodes:
- the LOC128246275 gene encoding acanthoscurrin-2-like codes for the protein MGKIVGLLIASLVALQSFSDGYKWGYGYGGMISRRYMGHGGHGGGGMMGGGIMGGGMYGGYSSMMGGGGMDGGMMGGGGMGGGGGMGGGMMDGGMYGGYSGGGMGGGMMGGGGMGGGGGMGGGMMDGGIYGGYSGGGMGVGMMGGGGMGGGMGGGGMGGGMMGGGDMGGGGMGGGMMGGGGMGGGGMGGGMMGGGDMGGGMMGGGYGSYGMMGSMMRSGYTSWGWRCTCRKFCRWPEMDFGRCRWCKWWSCRRR